The proteins below come from a single Sander vitreus isolate 19-12246 chromosome 15, sanVit1, whole genome shotgun sequence genomic window:
- the brd4 gene encoding bromodomain-containing protein 4 isoform X1, which yields MDYKMHAKSNDLLDFQKLDALLEKIAHSVSVKRESSEECNGISGALSVESVPGPRLNWCPANTTTPAPAPAAPAPAPGPEPNPVRMGDGLDAAQMSGSSSSSQGQAQQMGNPPPPEYINPNRPKRQTNQLQYLLKVVVKALWKHQFAWPFHIPVDAIKLNLPDYYTIIKTPMDMGTIKKRLENSYYWNAQECIQDFNTMFTNCYIYNKPGDDIVLMAEALEKVFLQRVTEMPQEETEIVVMTGKGRGRGRRDGGLNLKPGPIIDSSSLTPQTRGLSNLSAAPQTRGPVQGPPSLPPQPLMQALPSHVAPTLPSHAPQLGAPYSLGQSDCAPQVPIMTSVPPPAQTSLPPASIQSTAPILQNPITMTKQRKSQKRKADTTTPTANDQLSESSPAESKSGKTLPRRESARPTKLIKKDAPDSQHHIGMGMGLSGPSGGHSPKPQDQLGYCASLVRDMLSKKHAAYAWPFYKPVDVAALGLHDYHDIIKYPMDLSSIKAKLENRQYREPQEFAADVRLMFSNCYKYNPPDHEVVAMARKLQDVFEMRFAKMPDEPESKPLVPAPAPTLHHPAPVKPQPPLAHVASSSDSSSDSSSESESSTDDSEEERAQRLAELQEQLKAVHEQLAALSQPQASKPKRKEKEKEKKEKKKEKHKKKGGMLGLVDEIQDATPVPQLSKKTKTSNNNNKEVVPKKKPSKKEGMKSNHPFNLLPVSSLEDDLGAAGSSATGEKCKPMTYEEKRQLSLDINKLPGDKLGRVVHIIQSREPSLKNSNPDEIEIDFETLKPSTLRELERYVSSCLRKKKKIPVEKPVESMATSKKTGSSSESSGSSTDSEAEGTGIIKHQNHKKKGQSVKEGKKTHPHVHIQSGPAQTGLHSQIAGLQSSSQMKQQQHQPSPAGFIAPPVAALESSQLLETSFESLPPFGQPLMHLSHHTGNSSSPTAPHLNAHSAGQVSPETHPFLNQHPVLTSPALHISMPQQPSRPSHKAAPLHPKPPQQQTAPPQQQPTLQQQQLPQQQLQPQSAAPPQHQLSSQILHPPQPLHQRPMSPPTLTPQGLLSSQPPQMLLEDDEEPGSTTPMNQVQLYLQQFQQARQPQQSMQLLQAQARQQQQQQQQQQQQQQQQQQQQQQQQQQQQQQQQQQQQQQQQQQPGQISLLQSVQGQSQLSSQTTLPPPRLPIQSQAQPAPSHQAPPQQIPLHQAHHMQHTLPQQQQPQQQQLNYQQGPGLAGQSQGSQHKVSMPTNKAQQIIQQQQEQPSPRPTKADPYNAGHMRDNPSPLMMHSPQLPQYPPVSHQSPPHNMQPKKQRAPVSHGGVKEEKLPPSPVIRGEPFNPAMRPDHHKHPDNKPSQPGHGQQNVKSMDSLRPVIRSSQSSGPPSSLQDKDKFKQESKAPIAPKKDVKVKNMGSWASLAQKSTSTPSSAVKSSSDSFEQFRRAAREKEEREKALKAQAEQVEKDRLRREQDKLRGRDEEDIMEPSRRVHEEPRRRLEQQHVQAPSQQQQQQQQQQQQQQQQQQQEPQPAAIQQPPQSPTPPQPATQNPLDQQRELARRREQERRRREAMAATIDMNFQSDLMAIFEENLF from the exons ATGGATTACAAGATGCATGCCAAGTCAAACGATTTGCTGGATTTTCAAAAACTGGATGCCCTTCTGGAAAAAATTGCACATTCAGTCTCTGTGAAAAG aGAGTCCAGCGAGGAGTGCAATGGGATCAGCGGTGCTCTGTCAGTGGAGTCTGTGCCGGGGCCAAGACTGAACTGGTGTCCTGCCAACACCACTACCCCTGCCCCTGCCCCTGCAGCTCCAGCTCCTGCTCCGGGGCCCGAGCCCAACCCTGTTAGAATGGGGGACGGCCTGGATGCAGCGCAGATgtcgggcagcagcagcagcagccaggggCAGGCCCAGCAAATGggcaaccccccacccccagagTACATCAATCCAAACAGGCCAAAGCGCCAGACCAATCAGCTGCAGTACCTGCTCAAGGTGGTGGTGAAGGCCCTGTGGAAGCACCAGTTTGCCTGGCCCTTTCATATACCAGTGGATGCGATCAAACTTAACCTGCCT GACTACTACACAATAATCAAAACTCCTATGGACATGGGAACAATCAAGAAAAGGCTTGAAAACAGTTACTACTGGAATGCCCAAGAATGTATCCAAGACTTCAACACAATGTTCACCAACTGCTACATATACAACAAG CCTGGAGATGACATAGTCTTAATGGCTGAAGCTCTAGAGAAGGTTTTCCTCCAAAGGGTCACAGAAATGCCTCAGGAAGAAACTGAGATTGTTGTCATGACAGGGAAAGGACGTGGCCGGGGCCGAAGAGACGGAG GTCTTAACTTGAAACCAGGGCCCATCATTGATTCTTCGTCCTTGACTCCTCAAACACGTGGTCTGTCAAACCTCTCAGCAGCACCGCAGACCAGAGGACCAGTGCAGGGCCCGCCTTCACTACCTCCCCAGCCTTTGATGCAGGCCCTGCCGTCCCACGTGGCTCCAACATTACCCAGCCATGCGCCACAGCTCGGAGCTCCCTACTCCCTGGGCCAATCGGACTGTGCACCTCAAGTTCCCATCATGACTTCTGTGCCTCCCCCTGCTCAGACCTCCCTTCCCCCAGCATCCATCCAGAGCACTGCCCCCATACTGCAGAACCCTATAACCATGACCAAA CAAAGAAAGAGCCAGAAAAGGAAAGCTGACACTACAACGCCCACAGCAAATGACCAACTGAGTGAGTCTTCACCAGCAGAGTCCAAATCTGGGAAGACACTACCCAGGCGAGAGAGTGCCCGGCCTACAAAACTGATAAAGAAGGATGCTCCCGACTCCCAGCATCACATAGGCATGGGGATGGGACTGAGTGGACCAAGTGGAGGTCATAGCCCCAAACCACAGGATCAGCTGGGATACTGCGCTAGTCTGGTTAGGGATATGCTGTCCAAGAAGCATGCTGCTTACGCCTGGCCATTCTACAAACCTGTTGATGTGGCTGCACTGGGACTACACGATTATCACGATATCATCAAATATCCAATGGACCTCAGCTCCATCAAG GCCAAGCTGGAGAATAGGCAATACCGAGAACCCCAGGAGTTTGCTGCTGACGTACGATTAATGTTTTCCAACTGCTACAAATATAATCCACCAGACCACGAGGTGGTAGCTATGGCACGCAAGCTACAG GATGTCTTTGAGATGCGCTTTGCCAAGATGCCAGATGAACCAGAGAGCAAGCCACTGGTTCCTGCCCCAGCTCCAACACTTCACCATCCTGCCCCTGTTAAACCCCAGCCTCCTTTGGCCCATGTCGCCTCGTCTTCAGACAGCTCCAGTGACTCATCCTCTGAGTCCGAGTCATCCACAGATGACTCGGAAGAAGAGAGAGCCCAGAGGTTAGCAGAGCTCCAGGAACAG TTGAAGGCTGTCCACGAGCAGCTGGCTGCCTTGTCCCAACCACAAGCCAGCAAAccaaagagaaaagagaaggaaaaggaaaagaaggagaagaaaaaagaaaagcataagaAGAAAGGAGGCATGTTGGGCCTTGTAGATGAGATCCAGGATGCTACACCTGTTCCGCAGCTCTCTAAGAAGACCAAGACcagtaacaataacaacaaagagGTCGTACCCAAGAAAAAACCCAG TAAAAAGGAAGGGATGAAAAGCAATCACCCCTTCAACCTGCTGCCGGTTTCTAGCCTGGAAGATGATTTGGGGGCAGCTGGGTCATCAGCTACAGGGGAAAAGTGCAAGCCTATGACGTATGAGGAGAAGAGGCAGCTAAGCCTGGACATCAACAAGCTTCCTGGTGACAAGCTTGGCCGTGTAGTGCATATCATCCAGTCCAGAGAGCCCTCGCTCAAAAACTCAAACCCTGATGAGATCGAGATTGACTTTGAGACGCTAAAGCCTTCCACTCTGCGCGAGCTGGAGAGATATGTGTCTTCCTGCCTCCGCAAGAAGAAAAAGATTCCAG TTGAGAAGCCTGTGGAGTCAATGGCTACCTCCAAAAAGACTGGATCGTCTTCAGAGAGCAGCGGCTCCAGCACAGACAGCGAAGCTGAGGGGACAG GAATAATAAAGCATCAGAATCATAAGAAGAAGGGCCAGTCTGTAAAGGAGGGGAAGAAGACCCATCCGCATGTACACATTCAGAGTGGCCCTGCTCAGACTGGGCTTCATTCCCAAATTGCAGGCCTTCAGTCCAGCAGTCagatgaagcagcagcagcatcagccaTCTCCTGCAGGCTTCATTGCTCCCCCTGTAGCTGCTCTGGAGTCTTCCCAGTTACTGGAGACTAGCTTTGAGTCCCTGCCACCTTTCGGCCAGCCCCTTATGCATCTGTCCCACCACACAGGCAACTCCTCCTCACCCACAGCTCCACACCTCAACGCTCATTCTGCCGGGCAAGTGTCCCCTGAGACCCACCCCTTCCTCAACCAGCATCCCGTCCTCACATCCCCAG CCTTGCACATTTCCATGCCTCAGCAGCCTTCTCGACCCAGTCACAAGGCAGCGCCTCTTCATCCCAAACCCCCCCAGCAGCAAACAGCCCCTCCTCAGCAGCAGCCAAccctgcagcagcaacaactgcctCAGCAGCAACTCCAGCCCCAGTCAGCAGCACCACCACAGCACCAGCTTTCCTCCCAGATCCTCCACCCTCCTCAGCCCCTGCACCAGCGGCCCATGTCCCCTCCAACACTCACACCCCAGGGCTTGCTGTCTTCCCAGCCTCCCCAGATGCTGCTGGAGGATGATGAAGAGCCAGGGTCTACAACGCCTATGAACCAAGTACAATTATACCTGCAGCAGTTCCAGCAAGCCCGTCAGCCCCAGCAGTCCATGCAGTTGCTCCAGGCCCAGGctcggcagcagcagcagcaacaacaacagcagcagcagcagcaacagcagcagcagcagcaacagcagcagcagcagcagcaacaacagcagcagcagcagcagcaacaacaacaacaacaacaacaacaaccaggaCAGATCtctcttctgcagtctgtccaGGGACAATCTCAACTCTCTTCTCAGACCACGCTGCCTCCTCCCCGGCTCCCTATTCAGTCCCAGGCTCAGCCAGCCCCATCACATCAGGCCCCGCCCCAACAGATTCCTCTACACCAGGCCCACCACATGCAGCACACTCTGCCACAGCAACAGCAGCCACAACAGCAACAACTGAACTACCAGCAGGGTCCTGGACTAGCTGGTCAGTCCCAGGGATCTCAACACAAGGTGTCCATGCCCACCAACAAAGCACAGCAGATCATCCAGCAACAGCAAGAGCAGCCCTCCCCTCGCCCAACCAAGGCTGACCCTTACAACGCAG GTCACATGAGGGACAACCCATCCCCTCTCATGATGCATTCCCCACAACTTCCCCAGTATCCACCTGTGTCTCACCAGTCCCCACCTCACAACATGCAGCCCAAAAAG CAGAGGGCCCCTGTGAGCCATGGTGGGGTAAAGGAGGAGAAACTTCCTCCATCACCAGTGATACGAGGAGAGCCATTTAACCCTGCGATGAGACCAGACCATCACAAACATCCTGATAACAAGCCTTCTCAACCAGGCCATGGCCAACAGA ATGTAAAGTCCATGGACAGCTTGCGACCTGTCATCCGCTCCTCCCAGTCCAGTGGACCGCCCTCCTCTCTGCAAGACAAGGATAAGTTCAAGCAGGAGTCCAAGGCGCCCATTGCCCCCAAAAAG gATGTGAAAGTGAAGAATATGGGCTCATGGGCCAGCCTGGCACAAAAGTCCACATCTACACCGTCATCTGCAGTGAAGTCATCAAGTGACAGTTTTGAGCAGTTCCGTCGTGCTGCccgggagaaagaggagagggagaaagcacTGAAGGCCCAAGCCGAGCAGGTGGAAAAAGACAGACTACGCAGGGAGCAGGACAAACTACG GGGTCGAGATGAAGAGGACATCATGGAGCCAAGCAGAAGGGTGCACGAGGAGCCACGCAGGCGTCTTGAGCAGCAACACGTTCAAGCCCCTtcgcaacaacaacaacaacagcagcaacaacagcaacaacaacagcagcagcagcagcaggagcccCAGCCAGCTGCCATTCAGCAGCCTCCTCAATCCCCCACACCGCCTCAGCCTGCCACACAGAACCCACTCGACCAACAGAGGGAGCTAGCACGCCGCCGAGAGCAGGAAAGGAGGAGGCGAGAAGCG aTGGCAGCAACTATTGACATGAACTTCCAAAGTGACTTAATGGCTATCTTTGAGGAGAATCTGTTTTGA
- the brd4 gene encoding bromodomain-containing protein 4 isoform X2, whose protein sequence is MDYKMHAKSNDLLDFQKLDALLEKIAHSVSVKRESSEECNGISGALSVESVPGPRLNWCPANTTTPAPAPAAPAPAPGPEPNPVRMGDGLDAAQMSGSSSSSQGQAQQMGNPPPPEYINPNRPKRQTNQLQYLLKVVVKALWKHQFAWPFHIPVDAIKLNLPDYYTIIKTPMDMGTIKKRLENSYYWNAQECIQDFNTMFTNCYIYNKPGDDIVLMAEALEKVFLQRVTEMPQEETEIVVMTGKGRGRGRRDGGLNLKPGPIIDSSSLTPQTRGLSNLSAAPQTRGPVQGPPSLPPQPLMQALPSHVAPTLPSHAPQLGAPYSLGQSDCAPQVPIMTSVPPPAQTSLPPASIQSTAPILQNPITMTKQRKSQKRKADTTTPTANDQLSESSPAESKSGKTLPRRESARPTKLIKKDAPDSQHHIGMGMGLSGPSGGHSPKPQDQLGYCASLVRDMLSKKHAAYAWPFYKPVDVAALGLHDYHDIIKYPMDLSSIKAKLENRQYREPQEFAADVRLMFSNCYKYNPPDHEVVAMARKLQDVFEMRFAKMPDEPESKPLVPAPAPTLHHPAPVKPQPPLAHVASSSDSSSDSSSESESSTDDSEEERAQRLAELQEQLKAVHEQLAALSQPQASKPKRKEKEKEKKEKKKEKHKKKGGMLGLVDEIQDATPVPQLSKKTKTSNNNNKEVVPKKKPSKKEGMKSNHPFNLLPVSSLEDDLGAAGSSATGEKCKPMTYEEKRQLSLDINKLPGDKLGRVVHIIQSREPSLKNSNPDEIEIDFETLKPSTLRELERYVSSCLRKKKKIPVEKPVESMATSKKTGSSSESSGSSTDSEAEGTGIIKHQNHKKKGQSVKEGKKTHPHVHIQSGPAQTGLHSQIAGLQSSSQMKQQQHQPSPAGFIAPPVAALESSQLLETSFESLPPFGQPLMHLSHHTGNSSSPTAPHLNAHSAGQVSPETHPFLNQHPVLTSPALHISMPQQPSRPSHKAAPLHPKPPQQQTAPPQQQPTLQQQQLPQQQLQPQSAAPPQHQLSSQILHPPQPLHQRPMSPPTLTPQGLLSSQPPQMLLEDDEEPGSTTPMNQVQLYLQQFQQARQPQQSMQLLQAQARQQQQQQQQQQQQQQQQQQQQQQQQQQQQQQQQQQQQQQQQQQPGQISLLQSVQGQSQLSSQTTLPPPRLPIQSQAQPAPSHQAPPQQIPLHQAHHMQHTLPQQQQPQQQQLNYQQGPGLAGQSQGSQHKVSMPTNKAQQIIQQQQEQPSPRPTKADPYNAGHMRDNPSPLMMHSPQLPQYPPVSHQSPPHNMQPKKRAPVSHGGVKEEKLPPSPVIRGEPFNPAMRPDHHKHPDNKPSQPGHGQQNVKSMDSLRPVIRSSQSSGPPSSLQDKDKFKQESKAPIAPKKDVKVKNMGSWASLAQKSTSTPSSAVKSSSDSFEQFRRAAREKEEREKALKAQAEQVEKDRLRREQDKLRGRDEEDIMEPSRRVHEEPRRRLEQQHVQAPSQQQQQQQQQQQQQQQQQQQEPQPAAIQQPPQSPTPPQPATQNPLDQQRELARRREQERRRREAMAATIDMNFQSDLMAIFEENLF, encoded by the exons ATGGATTACAAGATGCATGCCAAGTCAAACGATTTGCTGGATTTTCAAAAACTGGATGCCCTTCTGGAAAAAATTGCACATTCAGTCTCTGTGAAAAG aGAGTCCAGCGAGGAGTGCAATGGGATCAGCGGTGCTCTGTCAGTGGAGTCTGTGCCGGGGCCAAGACTGAACTGGTGTCCTGCCAACACCACTACCCCTGCCCCTGCCCCTGCAGCTCCAGCTCCTGCTCCGGGGCCCGAGCCCAACCCTGTTAGAATGGGGGACGGCCTGGATGCAGCGCAGATgtcgggcagcagcagcagcagccaggggCAGGCCCAGCAAATGggcaaccccccacccccagagTACATCAATCCAAACAGGCCAAAGCGCCAGACCAATCAGCTGCAGTACCTGCTCAAGGTGGTGGTGAAGGCCCTGTGGAAGCACCAGTTTGCCTGGCCCTTTCATATACCAGTGGATGCGATCAAACTTAACCTGCCT GACTACTACACAATAATCAAAACTCCTATGGACATGGGAACAATCAAGAAAAGGCTTGAAAACAGTTACTACTGGAATGCCCAAGAATGTATCCAAGACTTCAACACAATGTTCACCAACTGCTACATATACAACAAG CCTGGAGATGACATAGTCTTAATGGCTGAAGCTCTAGAGAAGGTTTTCCTCCAAAGGGTCACAGAAATGCCTCAGGAAGAAACTGAGATTGTTGTCATGACAGGGAAAGGACGTGGCCGGGGCCGAAGAGACGGAG GTCTTAACTTGAAACCAGGGCCCATCATTGATTCTTCGTCCTTGACTCCTCAAACACGTGGTCTGTCAAACCTCTCAGCAGCACCGCAGACCAGAGGACCAGTGCAGGGCCCGCCTTCACTACCTCCCCAGCCTTTGATGCAGGCCCTGCCGTCCCACGTGGCTCCAACATTACCCAGCCATGCGCCACAGCTCGGAGCTCCCTACTCCCTGGGCCAATCGGACTGTGCACCTCAAGTTCCCATCATGACTTCTGTGCCTCCCCCTGCTCAGACCTCCCTTCCCCCAGCATCCATCCAGAGCACTGCCCCCATACTGCAGAACCCTATAACCATGACCAAA CAAAGAAAGAGCCAGAAAAGGAAAGCTGACACTACAACGCCCACAGCAAATGACCAACTGAGTGAGTCTTCACCAGCAGAGTCCAAATCTGGGAAGACACTACCCAGGCGAGAGAGTGCCCGGCCTACAAAACTGATAAAGAAGGATGCTCCCGACTCCCAGCATCACATAGGCATGGGGATGGGACTGAGTGGACCAAGTGGAGGTCATAGCCCCAAACCACAGGATCAGCTGGGATACTGCGCTAGTCTGGTTAGGGATATGCTGTCCAAGAAGCATGCTGCTTACGCCTGGCCATTCTACAAACCTGTTGATGTGGCTGCACTGGGACTACACGATTATCACGATATCATCAAATATCCAATGGACCTCAGCTCCATCAAG GCCAAGCTGGAGAATAGGCAATACCGAGAACCCCAGGAGTTTGCTGCTGACGTACGATTAATGTTTTCCAACTGCTACAAATATAATCCACCAGACCACGAGGTGGTAGCTATGGCACGCAAGCTACAG GATGTCTTTGAGATGCGCTTTGCCAAGATGCCAGATGAACCAGAGAGCAAGCCACTGGTTCCTGCCCCAGCTCCAACACTTCACCATCCTGCCCCTGTTAAACCCCAGCCTCCTTTGGCCCATGTCGCCTCGTCTTCAGACAGCTCCAGTGACTCATCCTCTGAGTCCGAGTCATCCACAGATGACTCGGAAGAAGAGAGAGCCCAGAGGTTAGCAGAGCTCCAGGAACAG TTGAAGGCTGTCCACGAGCAGCTGGCTGCCTTGTCCCAACCACAAGCCAGCAAAccaaagagaaaagagaaggaaaaggaaaagaaggagaagaaaaaagaaaagcataagaAGAAAGGAGGCATGTTGGGCCTTGTAGATGAGATCCAGGATGCTACACCTGTTCCGCAGCTCTCTAAGAAGACCAAGACcagtaacaataacaacaaagagGTCGTACCCAAGAAAAAACCCAG TAAAAAGGAAGGGATGAAAAGCAATCACCCCTTCAACCTGCTGCCGGTTTCTAGCCTGGAAGATGATTTGGGGGCAGCTGGGTCATCAGCTACAGGGGAAAAGTGCAAGCCTATGACGTATGAGGAGAAGAGGCAGCTAAGCCTGGACATCAACAAGCTTCCTGGTGACAAGCTTGGCCGTGTAGTGCATATCATCCAGTCCAGAGAGCCCTCGCTCAAAAACTCAAACCCTGATGAGATCGAGATTGACTTTGAGACGCTAAAGCCTTCCACTCTGCGCGAGCTGGAGAGATATGTGTCTTCCTGCCTCCGCAAGAAGAAAAAGATTCCAG TTGAGAAGCCTGTGGAGTCAATGGCTACCTCCAAAAAGACTGGATCGTCTTCAGAGAGCAGCGGCTCCAGCACAGACAGCGAAGCTGAGGGGACAG GAATAATAAAGCATCAGAATCATAAGAAGAAGGGCCAGTCTGTAAAGGAGGGGAAGAAGACCCATCCGCATGTACACATTCAGAGTGGCCCTGCTCAGACTGGGCTTCATTCCCAAATTGCAGGCCTTCAGTCCAGCAGTCagatgaagcagcagcagcatcagccaTCTCCTGCAGGCTTCATTGCTCCCCCTGTAGCTGCTCTGGAGTCTTCCCAGTTACTGGAGACTAGCTTTGAGTCCCTGCCACCTTTCGGCCAGCCCCTTATGCATCTGTCCCACCACACAGGCAACTCCTCCTCACCCACAGCTCCACACCTCAACGCTCATTCTGCCGGGCAAGTGTCCCCTGAGACCCACCCCTTCCTCAACCAGCATCCCGTCCTCACATCCCCAG CCTTGCACATTTCCATGCCTCAGCAGCCTTCTCGACCCAGTCACAAGGCAGCGCCTCTTCATCCCAAACCCCCCCAGCAGCAAACAGCCCCTCCTCAGCAGCAGCCAAccctgcagcagcaacaactgcctCAGCAGCAACTCCAGCCCCAGTCAGCAGCACCACCACAGCACCAGCTTTCCTCCCAGATCCTCCACCCTCCTCAGCCCCTGCACCAGCGGCCCATGTCCCCTCCAACACTCACACCCCAGGGCTTGCTGTCTTCCCAGCCTCCCCAGATGCTGCTGGAGGATGATGAAGAGCCAGGGTCTACAACGCCTATGAACCAAGTACAATTATACCTGCAGCAGTTCCAGCAAGCCCGTCAGCCCCAGCAGTCCATGCAGTTGCTCCAGGCCCAGGctcggcagcagcagcagcaacaacaacagcagcagcagcagcaacagcagcagcagcagcaacagcagcagcagcagcagcaacaacagcagcagcagcagcagcaacaacaacaacaacaacaacaacaaccaggaCAGATCtctcttctgcagtctgtccaGGGACAATCTCAACTCTCTTCTCAGACCACGCTGCCTCCTCCCCGGCTCCCTATTCAGTCCCAGGCTCAGCCAGCCCCATCACATCAGGCCCCGCCCCAACAGATTCCTCTACACCAGGCCCACCACATGCAGCACACTCTGCCACAGCAACAGCAGCCACAACAGCAACAACTGAACTACCAGCAGGGTCCTGGACTAGCTGGTCAGTCCCAGGGATCTCAACACAAGGTGTCCATGCCCACCAACAAAGCACAGCAGATCATCCAGCAACAGCAAGAGCAGCCCTCCCCTCGCCCAACCAAGGCTGACCCTTACAACGCAG GTCACATGAGGGACAACCCATCCCCTCTCATGATGCATTCCCCACAACTTCCCCAGTATCCACCTGTGTCTCACCAGTCCCCACCTCACAACATGCAGCCCAAAAAG AGGGCCCCTGTGAGCCATGGTGGGGTAAAGGAGGAGAAACTTCCTCCATCACCAGTGATACGAGGAGAGCCATTTAACCCTGCGATGAGACCAGACCATCACAAACATCCTGATAACAAGCCTTCTCAACCAGGCCATGGCCAACAGA ATGTAAAGTCCATGGACAGCTTGCGACCTGTCATCCGCTCCTCCCAGTCCAGTGGACCGCCCTCCTCTCTGCAAGACAAGGATAAGTTCAAGCAGGAGTCCAAGGCGCCCATTGCCCCCAAAAAG gATGTGAAAGTGAAGAATATGGGCTCATGGGCCAGCCTGGCACAAAAGTCCACATCTACACCGTCATCTGCAGTGAAGTCATCAAGTGACAGTTTTGAGCAGTTCCGTCGTGCTGCccgggagaaagaggagagggagaaagcacTGAAGGCCCAAGCCGAGCAGGTGGAAAAAGACAGACTACGCAGGGAGCAGGACAAACTACG GGGTCGAGATGAAGAGGACATCATGGAGCCAAGCAGAAGGGTGCACGAGGAGCCACGCAGGCGTCTTGAGCAGCAACACGTTCAAGCCCCTtcgcaacaacaacaacaacagcagcaacaacagcaacaacaacagcagcagcagcagcaggagcccCAGCCAGCTGCCATTCAGCAGCCTCCTCAATCCCCCACACCGCCTCAGCCTGCCACACAGAACCCACTCGACCAACAGAGGGAGCTAGCACGCCGCCGAGAGCAGGAAAGGAGGAGGCGAGAAGCG aTGGCAGCAACTATTGACATGAACTTCCAAAGTGACTTAATGGCTATCTTTGAGGAGAATCTGTTTTGA